A genomic segment from Nitrospira lenta encodes:
- a CDS encoding Kelch repeat-containing protein encodes MPAVMMLAIVTVLMMITPAGAELLGKWSKGAPFPEPSEELVGASVGGKFYVFGGLGPGWIPQGLVYEYDPGSDRWTKKQPMALPSHHVAITELDGKLYAFGGFVPPESGPPAWVPINSAWEYDPATDHWKALAPMPSKRGSAVAAAVNGKIYVIGGAAVHPGSSESSLQPAKPHRSVGTVEEYDPKTNSWAQRSSMPTARNHAAIGAVNNKIYVIGGRLGSAFIFTASNTNVVEEYDPATDQWGLVKAKMPTERSGGAWAVYKNRIYVGGGEHQDNYLLAAFRALEAYDPATNSWEELPKMPMPRHGLAGAVVGDRLYFASGDIQSAGITGMRVVTDSHDIFEFSPR; translated from the coding sequence ATGCCAGCTGTGATGATGCTCGCCATTGTGACAGTACTCATGATGATTACTCCAGCCGGAGCGGAGTTGTTGGGGAAGTGGAGCAAAGGGGCGCCGTTTCCGGAGCCGTCCGAGGAACTCGTCGGTGCGTCGGTCGGCGGGAAGTTCTACGTGTTTGGTGGTTTGGGTCCGGGATGGATCCCGCAAGGTTTGGTCTATGAATACGATCCGGGTTCGGATAGGTGGACCAAGAAACAACCCATGGCGTTGCCCTCGCATCATGTTGCGATCACCGAATTGGACGGGAAGCTCTACGCCTTCGGAGGGTTCGTGCCGCCCGAGTCCGGCCCGCCGGCCTGGGTGCCCATCAACAGCGCCTGGGAATACGATCCAGCGACCGACCACTGGAAGGCCTTAGCGCCCATGCCCTCCAAGCGCGGCTCGGCCGTCGCCGCAGCGGTGAACGGCAAGATCTATGTGATTGGCGGAGCCGCCGTGCATCCAGGATCGAGTGAGTCATCTCTACAGCCTGCCAAACCCCATCGGTCGGTCGGCACCGTCGAGGAGTACGACCCGAAGACCAATAGCTGGGCGCAGCGGTCCTCGATGCCGACGGCAAGAAACCACGCCGCCATTGGGGCGGTGAACAACAAGATCTATGTCATCGGCGGCCGCTTGGGCAGCGCGTTTATCTTCACGGCGAGCAATACCAACGTCGTGGAGGAATATGATCCGGCGACCGACCAGTGGGGTCTCGTGAAGGCGAAGATGCCAACGGAGCGGAGCGGCGGAGCTTGGGCGGTCTACAAGAACCGCATCTATGTGGGTGGCGGCGAACATCAGGACAATTATCTGTTGGCAGCCTTCCGAGCCTTAGAAGCCTATGATCCAGCCACGAACAGCTGGGAAGAGCTACCCAAAATGCCGATGCCCCGCCATGGTCTCGCCGGCGCCGTCGTGGGCGATCGCTTGTACTTTGCGAGCGGCGACATTCAGTCTGCCGGCATCACCGGAATGCGCGTCGTGACAGACTCCCACGATATCTTCGAGTTCAGTCCTCGATAA
- a CDS encoding matrixin family metalloprotease: MVHRFDPVDEEFAVGANPWQFTALEGRAAAGTIDLMTVLMHELGHVMGLDHVSSAVDGTRLMAGSIDPGVRRLPSALDLGPVASSTEPGTGTDVVGASPLTRHQDAFNVALLESGTLTPLAGASA; encoded by the coding sequence GTGGTTCATCGATTCGACCCCGTTGACGAAGAGTTTGCGGTCGGCGCGAACCCCTGGCAGTTCACCGCGCTGGAAGGCCGTGCGGCTGCCGGCACGATCGATCTCATGACCGTGCTCATGCACGAACTCGGGCATGTCATGGGATTGGACCACGTCAGCTCCGCCGTAGACGGCACGCGCCTCATGGCTGGTTCCATTGATCCCGGCGTCCGGCGATTGCCCTCAGCGCTGGATCTTGGTCCAGTTGCATCATCGACAGAACCGGGGACAGGCACCGACGTGGTCGGAGCCAGTCCCCTGACTCGTCACCAGGACGCCTTCAACGTGGCGCTCCTTGAATCTGGCACCCTGACGCCGCTCGCCGGTGCGTCAGCCTAA
- a CDS encoding cytochrome P460 family protein, with protein MKKKIAFLIVGMVLLVTAQAITSSFAEDSKPFVPHVVDASTGNIRVPEGYRLWPTLGTWAHAKKDTTLKTNGVAVHEYHVVYTQPETIAHYQKTGQFPDGAVLVKELLHAKTMAMSTGPVVGHATTTKGWFVLVRDTQGRYKDSGLWGEGWGWSFFSAEDSVHTTSKNFKAECIPCHMPAKPLAPANSVEEDKWIYALGYPVLQKK; from the coding sequence ATGAAGAAAAAGATCGCGTTCTTAATCGTAGGAATGGTGCTGCTCGTGACCGCACAGGCGATCACAAGCTCATTCGCCGAGGACAGCAAGCCCTTTGTACCGCATGTGGTGGATGCATCCACCGGCAATATCCGTGTGCCTGAGGGTTATCGACTGTGGCCCACACTCGGCACGTGGGCGCATGCGAAGAAAGACACCACGCTGAAAACGAATGGCGTAGCGGTGCACGAGTACCACGTGGTGTACACGCAACCGGAGACGATTGCGCATTACCAGAAAACTGGGCAATTCCCCGATGGGGCCGTGCTCGTGAAAGAACTGCTTCATGCCAAGACCATGGCTATGAGCACCGGCCCAGTGGTAGGTCACGCGACGACAACCAAAGGGTGGTTTGTGCTCGTCCGCGACACCCAGGGCCGCTACAAAGACTCCGGGCTCTGGGGAGAAGGATGGGGATGGTCATTTTTTAGTGCGGAAGATTCGGTGCATACAACCTCGAAGAATTTCAAAGCCGAGTGCATTCCCTGCCATATGCCCGCAAAACCACTGGCTCCGGCCAATAGCGTGGAAGAGGATAAGTGGATCTATGCGCTCGGATATCCGGTTTTGCAGAAGAAGTAA
- a CDS encoding UvrD-helicase domain-containing protein gives MELIPDRLARNLAETTFDRNVVVVAGAGTGKTTLLVNRLVHLLIKEPRPVTVAQIVALTFTNKAATEMKVRLRERLMVLADPEAGRVIDGGAVSLADLRARYGLSTDEVVRRAKAALHDLEKGQIGTLHSFAAHLLRLYPLEGGVDPAFQEDDGLRFEEHFAAAWEIWIDRELSRQGAHHHLWRKVLSLATLDDVRALARALCSELVDVEVLQAQIHDEQLSPVLVEWVRHTHQRGRVLLDAHDRPKRRKIEQMLAAAVNLMQEILDQGAAGIHALSAADLDWLKKDLGNPVAGWEQDEFREAESIINTAQQYLVVNTEFFRQTLTLLGPLVADIRLSFRLKGWVSFDGLLARARTLLRDHRAIRERIKQDYRAVLVDEFQDTDPVQYELILAISEGLGAQASTWQEMVLEPGKLFIVGDPKQSIYAFRRADIEAFDRVVQKIEEDGGVIQTLTTNFRSDAAVLGPVNDVFDRLFERRLLVQPANVRLEVQPQRRPSAFDAGVRVQVTLPAPDERAFDAAGATRAEGETLARWLTEEVLIRPQVKPGHIALLFRKLTQADTYVDALRRYGLPYVIEGEKHFYRRQEVIDLMNVLRVLDHPHDTVALAGVLRSPLGGLSDRTLYELRQADGFEYLRSESLSAWMHPDAVAVRLLYGHFAWLHGQVGALPLAEALELIFDRLPILEIAAASVQGEQAVANLLKVKHTAAVLSDRPHLTLSGFVDLMVARLEEQPDEADSPLSEESSNAIQVLTIHKAKGLEFPIVVLPGLHQGSGKERGLPLVTFDWSSGSYGLSLGGVHNFGAVLVQEKQKVREEAERRRVLYVGMTRAKDMLVLSGGMTGRAAGETVFGMLQEIGEGVVGASETETLTVGASVIPHRTAIAPPRKHSSRPGAVGPGAGALDAAVIAKLWSAREDRWKTACRTPRQLTPSTIGQGDPPGLVYHSGSGADQAVGRLVGIVTHRVLEQWDFHLPAHTFLERIEPMIRQQLMPDDAEVASAVTESLLELFGGFIQSELYQRLASATILGREVPFAMAWEEGQIVHGVMDVIYRLDGRIWIGDYKTDAVLAQDVPERAERYRAQMMLYKAAAEKSLGVSAISAQLLFLRCAVGYEL, from the coding sequence GTGGAACTGATTCCTGATCGCCTGGCCCGCAATCTGGCGGAGACGACGTTCGACCGAAATGTCGTGGTCGTAGCCGGCGCCGGCACCGGCAAGACAACCTTGCTCGTCAATCGCCTGGTGCATCTCCTCATCAAGGAGCCTCGTCCGGTGACGGTCGCCCAGATCGTCGCGTTGACCTTTACGAATAAGGCGGCCACGGAGATGAAGGTCCGGCTGCGTGAACGGCTGATGGTCTTGGCCGATCCGGAAGCGGGGCGGGTTATAGACGGCGGGGCGGTGTCGCTGGCGGACTTACGGGCACGGTACGGTCTCTCCACCGACGAAGTTGTCCGCAGAGCTAAGGCCGCGCTCCATGATCTGGAGAAGGGCCAGATCGGCACGCTCCACAGTTTTGCGGCCCATCTGCTGCGGCTCTATCCGCTTGAAGGTGGCGTGGATCCGGCGTTTCAGGAAGATGACGGGCTCCGCTTCGAAGAGCACTTTGCGGCGGCGTGGGAGATCTGGATCGATCGGGAGTTGAGCCGGCAGGGAGCTCATCATCACCTGTGGCGCAAGGTATTGAGTCTCGCCACGCTGGACGATGTGCGCGCGCTGGCTCGAGCCCTGTGCAGTGAGTTGGTCGATGTGGAAGTGTTGCAGGCTCAGATCCATGACGAGCAGCTGAGTCCTGTGCTCGTCGAGTGGGTTCGGCATACGCATCAGCGCGGGCGCGTGCTTCTCGATGCGCACGATCGACCCAAGCGGCGGAAGATCGAGCAGATGCTAGCGGCGGCGGTGAACCTTATGCAGGAGATTCTGGATCAAGGGGCGGCGGGCATTCACGCCCTCTCCGCCGCCGATCTCGACTGGCTGAAGAAGGATCTGGGCAATCCCGTCGCGGGATGGGAGCAAGATGAATTTCGTGAAGCCGAGTCGATCATCAACACGGCGCAGCAATATCTGGTGGTGAACACCGAGTTCTTTAGGCAGACCTTGACGCTTCTTGGGCCGCTGGTGGCTGACATTCGCCTCTCCTTCAGACTGAAAGGATGGGTCTCGTTCGATGGGCTGCTTGCCCGGGCACGAACGTTGTTGCGGGATCATCGGGCCATTCGCGAGCGGATTAAGCAGGACTATCGTGCGGTGCTGGTGGATGAATTCCAAGACACCGATCCTGTGCAGTATGAATTGATCCTCGCGATTTCAGAAGGCTTAGGGGCGCAGGCCTCGACATGGCAGGAGATGGTCTTAGAGCCGGGCAAGCTCTTTATCGTGGGCGACCCCAAGCAGTCGATCTATGCGTTCCGGCGGGCGGATATCGAAGCGTTCGACCGCGTCGTCCAGAAGATTGAAGAGGATGGGGGAGTCATTCAGACCCTCACGACAAACTTTCGAAGTGATGCGGCAGTTCTGGGACCGGTCAACGATGTGTTCGACCGCCTGTTCGAACGGCGTCTCCTCGTTCAACCGGCCAATGTCCGGTTGGAGGTACAACCGCAGCGGCGTCCATCAGCCTTCGACGCCGGTGTGCGCGTGCAAGTGACGCTGCCGGCTCCGGACGAGCGGGCGTTCGATGCGGCGGGTGCGACCAGGGCGGAAGGGGAAACGCTGGCGCGCTGGCTTACTGAAGAGGTGCTGATCCGTCCGCAGGTCAAACCCGGGCATATCGCCTTGCTGTTTCGAAAGCTGACGCAGGCCGATACCTATGTGGATGCGTTGCGCCGGTATGGCCTTCCCTATGTGATCGAAGGGGAAAAACATTTTTACCGGCGGCAGGAAGTCATCGATCTGATGAATGTCCTGCGGGTGCTGGACCATCCCCATGACACCGTGGCGCTCGCCGGTGTCCTGCGTAGTCCGTTAGGCGGCTTGTCAGACCGCACACTCTATGAACTGCGCCAGGCCGACGGGTTTGAATATCTTCGCTCCGAATCCCTCTCGGCGTGGATGCATCCTGACGCCGTTGCGGTTCGTCTCCTGTATGGACACTTCGCCTGGCTGCATGGTCAGGTCGGAGCCCTGCCGCTGGCCGAGGCGCTGGAATTGATCTTCGACCGTCTTCCGATTTTGGAAATCGCCGCCGCTTCGGTGCAGGGCGAACAGGCTGTGGCCAATCTTCTCAAGGTGAAACACACCGCCGCCGTCTTGTCCGATCGGCCGCATCTGACGTTGAGCGGGTTTGTGGATCTGATGGTGGCCAGGCTCGAAGAGCAACCGGATGAGGCGGACAGTCCCTTATCCGAGGAATCGTCCAATGCCATCCAGGTTTTGACGATTCATAAAGCCAAGGGACTGGAGTTTCCCATTGTCGTCTTGCCCGGGTTACACCAAGGGAGTGGGAAGGAGCGAGGATTGCCCCTCGTGACCTTTGATTGGTCCAGTGGATCGTATGGCCTCTCGCTCGGCGGGGTGCACAATTTCGGGGCGGTCTTGGTGCAGGAGAAACAGAAAGTCAGAGAAGAGGCCGAACGGCGGCGGGTGCTCTATGTCGGCATGACCAGGGCGAAGGATATGCTGGTGCTGTCCGGCGGAATGACTGGCCGTGCAGCGGGGGAAACCGTCTTCGGCATGTTGCAAGAGATCGGGGAGGGTGTGGTGGGGGCGTCAGAAACAGAGACGCTGACGGTCGGCGCGTCGGTCATACCGCACAGAACGGCGATTGCGCCCCCCCGCAAACATTCAAGCCGGCCCGGCGCGGTGGGACCGGGCGCTGGAGCGCTCGATGCGGCGGTCATCGCAAAGCTATGGAGTGCGCGTGAGGATCGCTGGAAGACGGCCTGCCGGACGCCTCGCCAGCTCACTCCCAGTACGATAGGGCAAGGTGACCCGCCCGGCCTGGTTTACCACTCTGGGAGTGGCGCAGATCAAGCCGTCGGGAGGCTCGTCGGGATCGTGACCCATCGCGTGCTGGAGCAATGGGATTTTCATCTGCCAGCCCACACGTTCTTGGAGCGAATCGAACCGATGATTCGGCAGCAGCTCATGCCGGACGACGCGGAGGTCGCGTCTGCTGTGACCGAATCGCTCCTGGAGCTGTTCGGTGGTTTCATACAATCCGAGCTGTATCAGCGGTTGGCGTCAGCGACGATTCTCGGCCGTGAGGTGCCATTTGCGATGGCGTGGGAAGAGGGCCAGATTGTGCACGGCGTGATGGATGTGATCTACCGTCTTGACGGCCGGATCTGGATTGGGGACTATAAAACCGACGCGGTGCTGGCGCAGGACGTGCCTGAGCGGGCTGAGCGCTATCGAGCTCAGATGATGCTCTATAAGGCTGCTGCGGAGAAAAGCTTAGGGGTGTCGGCGATATCCGCGCAGCTGCTGTTCCTTCGCTGCGCGGTTGGGTATGAACTTTGA
- a CDS encoding PD-(D/E)XK nuclease family protein has product MSRLPLHPVLAAPRSTLHTPRFLMLHVIAGRFHPSLESALVAQVSQAKAADPFAPIAVLVPSAPLLARVRQVLAAELHATLNIHFMTFHQLALRLADERRSRLAQSPLHVVDDIFFEQLVRQIVQVRLPSLAPLQQLGQSSGMWGALWSTIRDLKDAGVDPAVALRGVEEGCFDQEDHAWLTALFSLHAAVRDVGKTLGVGTPDDLAESLIPEVAQSPFLASLRHAFYYGFYDLTQVQLSLFEAVSTAVPTTLLFPLEQGPRWGFARRFFDRCIQPRAANPDMVTRLADPGRPPSAEPIAISVHSVIGAEEELAATCRRILDLVETNGYQFDDIGVVARTLDPYRTLLSSVFDRYRIPFVSTAGQPLMQEPLCKILLQLLALPLNDFYRTTMLDVVTSPLFASDLLDREAVGYRPEQWKMAVPGLQITRGVEEWKRLESASRMTLELAEGEEQGHAIDGLDIAPDVLLLLWQVVSELLTDCLALPQRGTVGQLVTATRQLGRRHLADPRRLEAQDVDPLQIRLTAVWTAIDGVMTKLEELDLLGEEMSWADFVELLTHTCERAMIPSDETAHRGVTVVDAMAARGLTFKAVCVLGLNEKLFPRYIREDAFLRDRHRRVLDATLGFKIDEKLGGYEEETLLCDLIAQGASRRLDLSYQRADEAGRVLAVSPFLDALLKQAGLDGRSVEAVPRRLTDRVAQRPTMQRFLPPAELAQWMAMTGQDPTVLLQAVGREAEGFRHAATALMGIENTAPGLNEYDGLTGPLDAYWSRLRERGLAPTPLERYARCPFQYFAADVLRLEPVRWSVSQEPDAALLGTLCHAALKCCYEQLLPTGWPAEPVTDDTMEWCIRSAVDLAAQDCEAGQRTGHYLLWELAKEHVVTLITAAVDADMDAYTETPFLPVAFELDAEGTIAEVLPDPTAALKIRGRVDRIDRHRDTGAIRIIDYKFKTGGSMKSEDRNLLQSAMRGYRLQPPLYARLLLPGKPAPSQVQFMFLAPLWEPSIARSTFEASVLSGESGRQIQQTLRMLVTGLQAGRFFILPDTYCEQCEFRVICRREHQPSWWRSYRSDEVKALKNLRLQRPSEEPRGTDS; this is encoded by the coding sequence GTGAGCCGCCTGCCTCTCCATCCGGTACTCGCTGCGCCACGCAGCACTCTTCACACGCCACGGTTTCTGATGCTTCACGTCATTGCCGGCCGTTTCCATCCGTCGCTCGAATCCGCGCTGGTCGCTCAGGTGAGCCAGGCGAAGGCGGCGGACCCGTTCGCTCCCATCGCGGTCCTTGTTCCCTCCGCGCCGCTCCTGGCCCGCGTGCGGCAGGTGTTGGCCGCTGAGCTGCACGCCACGCTCAATATCCACTTCATGACCTTCCATCAGCTGGCGCTCCGTCTGGCGGATGAGCGGCGCAGCCGTTTGGCGCAGTCGCCGCTGCATGTCGTCGACGATATCTTCTTTGAACAATTGGTCCGGCAGATTGTGCAGGTCCGGCTCCCTAGTTTGGCGCCGTTGCAACAGCTTGGGCAGTCATCCGGCATGTGGGGTGCGCTGTGGTCGACCATTCGCGACTTAAAAGATGCCGGCGTCGATCCTGCCGTCGCCTTGCGCGGAGTTGAAGAGGGCTGCTTCGATCAGGAGGATCATGCCTGGCTGACGGCGTTATTCTCATTGCACGCGGCCGTTCGGGACGTGGGGAAGACGTTAGGTGTCGGCACTCCGGACGATCTGGCCGAGTCGCTCATTCCGGAGGTGGCTCAGTCTCCGTTTTTAGCCTCGCTGCGGCACGCCTTCTATTATGGATTCTACGACCTGACCCAGGTGCAGCTGTCTTTGTTCGAGGCGGTCAGCACCGCCGTGCCTACCACGCTGCTGTTCCCCCTTGAACAGGGACCGCGCTGGGGATTTGCCCGGCGGTTCTTCGATCGCTGTATTCAGCCCCGTGCGGCCAACCCCGACATGGTCACGAGACTGGCGGATCCTGGCCGGCCACCTTCCGCTGAGCCGATCGCGATATCCGTGCACAGCGTCATTGGGGCGGAAGAGGAGTTAGCAGCGACTTGCCGAAGGATTCTGGATCTGGTCGAGACGAACGGGTATCAGTTTGACGACATTGGTGTGGTAGCTCGCACGCTGGATCCCTATCGGACGCTCCTGTCGAGCGTCTTCGATCGATATCGGATCCCCTTTGTTTCAACGGCCGGGCAACCGCTGATGCAGGAACCCCTGTGCAAGATCCTGCTGCAGTTGCTCGCCTTGCCGCTCAACGATTTCTACCGCACGACGATGCTGGACGTCGTGACCTCTCCGCTCTTCGCTTCGGATCTGCTCGATCGTGAAGCCGTCGGCTATCGTCCGGAACAATGGAAGATGGCCGTGCCGGGCCTCCAGATCACTCGCGGAGTCGAAGAATGGAAGCGATTGGAATCGGCTTCCCGAATGACGCTGGAATTGGCGGAAGGCGAAGAGCAGGGGCATGCGATCGATGGATTGGATATCGCCCCTGACGTGTTGCTGCTGCTCTGGCAGGTGGTGTCTGAACTATTGACCGATTGTTTGGCGCTCCCTCAGCGGGGGACTGTCGGTCAGTTGGTCACGGCCACTCGGCAACTGGGCCGCCGGCATCTGGCAGACCCACGTCGTCTGGAAGCGCAGGATGTGGATCCGCTTCAGATCAGGTTGACGGCGGTCTGGACTGCCATCGACGGGGTTATGACCAAGTTGGAGGAATTAGATCTACTTGGGGAGGAGATGTCCTGGGCGGATTTTGTGGAGCTCCTGACCCATACCTGCGAGCGTGCGATGATTCCATCGGATGAGACCGCTCATCGGGGCGTGACCGTCGTTGACGCGATGGCGGCGCGCGGGCTGACATTCAAAGCCGTGTGCGTGTTGGGCTTGAACGAAAAGTTATTTCCCCGATATATCCGAGAGGACGCGTTTCTTCGCGACCGGCATCGGCGGGTGCTCGACGCGACGCTTGGGTTCAAGATCGATGAAAAGCTCGGTGGGTATGAAGAAGAAACGCTGCTGTGTGACCTGATCGCGCAGGGGGCGAGCCGCCGCTTAGATCTGTCCTATCAACGGGCTGATGAGGCCGGTCGTGTGCTCGCGGTCTCGCCGTTTCTTGACGCATTGCTCAAGCAGGCCGGGCTCGACGGGCGATCGGTGGAGGCGGTGCCGCGACGATTGACGGATCGCGTGGCGCAGCGTCCCACCATGCAACGATTCCTTCCGCCGGCTGAGCTCGCTCAATGGATGGCGATGACCGGGCAGGACCCGACGGTGTTGCTCCAGGCGGTCGGTCGCGAGGCGGAAGGGTTTCGGCATGCGGCCACTGCCTTAATGGGAATAGAGAACACTGCTCCCGGACTGAATGAGTATGATGGATTGACCGGCCCGCTTGATGCGTACTGGTCTCGCTTGCGTGAGCGCGGGTTGGCTCCGACGCCGTTAGAGCGGTATGCGCGCTGCCCCTTCCAGTATTTTGCCGCCGATGTATTACGGCTGGAGCCGGTGCGATGGTCTGTTTCGCAGGAGCCGGATGCCGCATTGTTGGGCACCCTCTGCCATGCGGCCTTGAAGTGCTGTTACGAGCAGCTTCTCCCGACCGGCTGGCCGGCCGAGCCGGTCACCGATGACACGATGGAGTGGTGTATTCGCTCGGCCGTGGATCTGGCGGCGCAGGATTGCGAGGCGGGCCAGCGGACCGGTCATTATTTACTGTGGGAGTTGGCGAAGGAACATGTCGTCACGCTGATCACCGCTGCGGTCGATGCGGATATGGACGCGTATACGGAGACGCCGTTTCTGCCCGTAGCATTCGAGCTGGATGCCGAAGGCACGATTGCCGAAGTGCTGCCCGATCCGACTGCGGCGCTGAAGATTCGAGGACGCGTCGATCGGATCGACCGGCATCGGGATACTGGAGCCATTCGCATCATCGACTACAAATTCAAAACCGGCGGATCAATGAAGTCGGAGGATCGCAATCTGCTGCAGTCCGCCATGCGGGGGTATCGGCTCCAGCCTCCGCTCTATGCTCGCCTGCTCCTGCCCGGAAAGCCTGCGCCAAGCCAGGTGCAGTTCATGTTTCTGGCGCCGCTGTGGGAGCCGTCCATCGCACGTTCAACGTTCGAGGCCAGCGTGCTGTCGGGCGAGTCCGGCCGGCAAATCCAACAGACACTGCGCATGCTGGTCACCGGACTTCAGGCCGGACGGTTTTTTATTCTGCCCGACACCTATTGTGAGCAATGTGAATTCCGTGTCATCTGCCGCCGCGAACACCAGCCGTCGTGGTGGCGGTCGTATCGATCGGACGAGGTCAAAGCCCTCAAGAATCTGCGTCTGCAACGTCCGTCGGAGGAGCCGCGTGGAACTGATTCCTGA
- a CDS encoding Crp/Fnr family transcriptional regulator, with protein MNHADDLQSRFLASLRNLHPVSTQALSHGKVLYATYVPGKTYIVQSGYVRLMAIGENGDQFTRMLLGRGSIFGDLPFTPPLSMKEESAVTSGATSILECQRHTIEAVVHRDEVLCKILLEVYSRQLGLMDRRVQWQFAAPLRRRVAMILLDLMEFGRAPCPHHDGFLVDIRMTHEELSELVGAARPNVTAILNEFRDEGLLRYTRTYLCVRSLSALGQIVQSHEVR; from the coding sequence ATGAACCATGCCGATGATCTGCAATCGCGATTCTTGGCTTCATTACGCAACCTCCACCCTGTCTCTACCCAAGCCTTGAGCCATGGGAAAGTGCTGTACGCGACCTACGTGCCAGGGAAGACGTACATCGTGCAGAGCGGGTACGTACGACTGATGGCGATCGGAGAGAATGGGGATCAGTTCACTCGGATGTTGCTGGGGCGAGGATCGATTTTTGGCGATCTGCCATTCACGCCACCGCTTTCGATGAAGGAAGAATCGGCCGTTACCAGCGGGGCAACGTCTATTCTTGAATGTCAGCGTCACACGATAGAAGCGGTTGTCCATCGCGATGAAGTCCTCTGTAAAATCCTGTTAGAGGTGTACAGCCGGCAACTGGGCCTGATGGATCGGCGAGTGCAGTGGCAGTTTGCAGCGCCGTTGCGTCGGCGAGTGGCGATGATTCTTCTCGATCTCATGGAGTTTGGAAGAGCCCCATGCCCGCATCATGATGGGTTCCTGGTGGATATCCGCATGACTCATGAGGAACTGTCCGAGCTGGTCGGGGCAGCTCGTCCCAATGTGACGGCGATTCTGAACGAGTTTCGTGACGAAGGCCTCCTACGGTACACAAGGACCTACCTCTGTGTCCGCAGCCTTTCAGCGCTCGGTCAAATTGTTCAGTCACATGAAGTGCGCTAG
- a CDS encoding glutaredoxin family protein codes for MPSIMLLVSPSCGACPSAKSLWKQLRVKYSFSYREVDITTPDGAELANRHSVRAVPATIIDGRLTFVGVPSRESAEKALLLKMKPRE; via the coding sequence ATGCCAAGCATTATGTTATTGGTTTCGCCCAGCTGTGGAGCCTGTCCCTCGGCCAAAAGTCTATGGAAGCAGCTGCGAGTGAAATATAGTTTTTCCTACCGGGAAGTCGACATCACGACACCGGATGGTGCGGAGTTGGCCAATCGTCATTCGGTGCGGGCGGTGCCTGCCACGATTATCGACGGACGGCTGACGTTTGTCGGTGTGCCGAGCCGGGAAAGCGCCGAAAAGGCGCTACTGTTGAAGATGAAGCCGCGCGAGTAA